The window ACCCTCTCCCTTACCAAGCAAAGCCGATACGGCCCGAAATCCGCAATTACCGTCCCCCACCACATTGACGATCCGGTCGATGTATTTATGCATAAAAACCGGCATCTCGTCAATGAATGGAATTTTTGGAGCAATTTATACCTCTTCAATTGATGGCGCAATAGGTGTTGGAATTGGAACTTTTTGAACAATAGGTGTAAGAATCAGAGTCGATACTTGCGGAACTTGCGGTGGAATAGGTGTCGGAGGCTGTTTGCTTAGGCGAACTCCCTTGTTTGAACTCTTTTAGGATTTTTGCGATTTTGGAGTAAGTGAGTCAGGAAAGAGTTTGTCGACGTGCTCACAATATGAAGGAGACCGTGTTGTCGAGTTGTCATTTGGCGTAGACCTCACTTTCTTTGGAGCACCTTTTGTCTTAACGGGTTGAGACGACGGTTTCATGTCGGTTGTTTCGGAAAATCCAATCCTCCTCAATTGTTCTTTGATGTATAATTTCGTGTAGTCATCGACCTTCGAAAACCTCTCTTGTATCACTTCCAATTCGGAAATAATAGAGATATTCGAATCTTCTTCGACACAAccattatcatcaaaactaagtctctTCCAATGAGGAGTGATTTTATTCATTGTTATTGGCTCACCTAATCTCACTTTTTTAGCAATAGCACAAGCACACGGGAGACCATACGTGATAGTAATAGTGCAACCACACTTTGCAGTATCGCCACCAATTATTTCACCTCGATTCGCCTCATGAAAGATATAATTCAATCCGGCCCGAGACACATTGCCGATCAATTTAGAGTAAAGGATGTTGTTCTTAAATCGATGCTCCAAAACCATAATGCTCCGACCAAATAACGTTTGTATTTCATTGTGTTGGTTCAAAATCATGTGATTTATGGTGTCCCATGCTTTACACAAATCACCCTTTCTATCACACGACCAATTTTTCAAAGTAGCATGTGCCGACTCAACTCTAttggtggttgtattcccaaGGTATCTGACCTTATCAGTCCATGCACAAACAAACTTCTCTTTCACCttgtcaagaatggtgctttcaacGTATTTCAATAAATCGGgatatttttcacatattttctgAAATTGCAATACGACATCGGCGTAAAGTTCTTTTGTCAACTAACTTGCAATACGAgcccatgcatccattatttggtCAACGATCACTCCGGGCTTCACCACTTTCCCACCTTCGATCGCTACTTGTTTTGTCCTCTGACGGgtttaaccttgcttctcacATTACATGATATGTGATATTGACAAAGTAATGCATCAAAAgaaggaaatacctttgcaaccgcattcatcaaagtgggGTCGCGGTCCGTAACAATCTCCTTAGGCATCTCGACGTGTTTTTTCAAAAGTGAGCGTCACACCTCCAAGGCCCGCctaaaattatcctctttttcacactccaggAAAACAAAACCAACGACAAATGTCTTCTCGGTGGATGTAACGCCTACCATCTCGAATAATGGGAgtcgatacttgttggtcttgtaggtagaatcgagaaGGCGCATTGTGGAgaaagtgttgaacaactttatggaatccggatgagtccaaaaaatatctcggacTGTAACCTCGTCATCACAATATTTGTACCGCACCACatatttgttatcatccaacatTTTCAACAAATGTTGCATCTCGCTCCTATCTCCCCTACTCTCCTTTTTATTGTGGTACCGTTGATTATACATTTTCCTTATATTTGAAATGTTGTCGGATTCCGTCCTTTTCAATGTGGCAAATACATTTTTCGGTTGAACAAAATTCAAGAACATGTCTTTAATAGATGCCTTCTCAACCGGATTAAGCTGACATGCCACCGGATGACCTTGTAATTCTGCGCACAAATCATGGTTGTGCAAACCACAAACAACGGAGCATCTCCACTTCGTGCTAGCCAACATGTAACAACggattttaaatggacactcacATTTTCTAGTGCCCATGTTGtctcttttaaaattctttagaggaggatggtatttcccgcttctttcgcacaaTATTGTTACAAACGGGTTTCTTCTTGTCGTACCATTATCCGATCTTCCTATTTCCACACCAAAATTAAGACTAGTTGCGTTCCTACGAATCCATGTTagcatgctttcacgatcatcaaagtcTTGTTTGCTATGAAAGTCACATCCGACATCTAACACATTTACGACTACCTCATCGATACTCGTAGCTACATCGACAAAATTGCCCAGTTTAACTTCCTCTTCCTTGCTCTTtcgcactttcacgttctctgcTTTCTCTCTaatttgctcttcttcttccttttggctttctatttctttttcacagaatccccttattttatgaaaatagattaaTAGTTAGTAAGGCTTATACCACTTAACACCTCCCCTCTACTAACTACACCACAACCCAATAACACTTTTCTTTATAATTCTCAAATGCTTCACTTAAAATACCCAAAAATTccaattattcaatttaaatctcaattaaattaaaatggaaaaatatggggtgttacaactctcccccactaaaagagttttcgtcctcgaaaacataccttaagtAAACAACTCAGGATacgagtccttcatctgactctccagctcccaagtaATATTTCCACCTGCCGGTCCtcccccaagctactctgaccaaagctatctcCTTACCACGCAGTTGTTTCAGCTTccggtcttcaatcctcataggtgaGGTCTCAACCGTCaaattgtctttcacctgtatatTATCCACATGGATCACATGAGAAGGATCAGCAATGTACTTTCTCAGCTgtgacacatggaacacatcatgaaaATTCGCAAGTGTCGGCGGTAGATCAATACGATAAgctacttctcccactctttccgtaatctgaaatggaccaacgAAACGCGGTGTCAagttctttgacttcaaagctcgaccaacactagtcataggagtaactctcaaaaacacatgatctccctcttgaaactcaagtgttctctGCCTCTTATCATGGTTACTCTTCTGACAACTCTGAGAAGCTTTTCattttctcctgaatcatcttaatcttctctatagtttcttgaacaatctctggccCAATTACaacactttcaccagattcataccaacataatggcatcctacaccttcgaccatacaagGCCTCAAACGAaaccataccaatactcgaatgataactattgttataagtaaattcaatcaaaggtagTTAACTATCCCAaacaccacctttttccaacacacaagcacgcaacaaatcctccAACGATTAAATCGTCCTCTCTACTTTACCATCAGTATGTGGATGATAAGCATAACTAAATCTTAACTTAGTATCCaacgctttctgcaaaccttcatAGAATctcgatgtaaaccttggatctctatctgacacgatactcgaaggaataccatgcagactcattatcttctcaatatacaattgagctaacTTCTCCATAGGATAATCCATTCCCATCGGTATGaaatgagcagacttcgtcaatctgtccacaataacccaaatagctttgCAATTCTTAactgtcctcggcaaaccagacaCAAAGtacatagatatactatcccacttccattcacgAACAAACAacggttgcataaatccatacGGCTTTTGATGTTCCACCTTCGACTTCTGgtaagtcaaacaagaataaacaaactcagcaatctccttcttcattctaggccaccaaaacagcttcttcaaatcatgatacatcttggtagcaccaggatgaatacttaatccactacggtgtccttcctccAGAATACTCTTCTTAAGTTcgacaacatcaggaacacataCTCGATTACCTAATCTCAATATATCATTCTCATCAAtcctgaattcacctcctttgccttggttaatcaaagttaaTTTATCAACTAACTCAACATCAGTTTTCTAACCGactctaatctcatcaaggatACCCCTTGTCAGCTTTAAAATACCCAATTTGACGctattaggagtaccttcacatatcaAA of the Vicia villosa cultivar HV-30 ecotype Madison, WI unplaced genomic scaffold, Vvil1.0 ctg.000286F_1_1, whole genome shotgun sequence genome contains:
- the LOC131626410 gene encoding uncharacterized protein LOC131626410 yields the protein MGTRKCECPFKIRCYMLASTKWRCSVVCGLHNHDLCAELQGHPVACQLNPVEKASIKDMFLNFVQPKNVFATLKRTESDNISNIRKMYNQRYHNKKESRGDRSEMQHLLKMLDDNKYVVRYKYCDDEKICEKYPDLLKYVESTILDKVKEKFVCAWTDKVRYLGNTTTNRVESAHATLKNWSCDRKGDLCKAWDTINHMILNQHNEIQTLFGRSIMVLEHRFKNNILYSKLIGNVSRAGLNYIFHEANRGEIIGGDTAKCGCTITITYGLPCACAIAKKVRLGEPITMNKITPHWKRLSFDDNGCVEEDSNISIISELEVIQERFSKVDDYTKLYIKEQLRRIGFSETTDMKPSSQPVKTKGAPKKVRSTPNDNSTTRSPSYCEHVDKLFPDSLTPKSQKS